In Choristoneura fumiferana chromosome 21, NRCan_CFum_1, whole genome shotgun sequence, a single genomic region encodes these proteins:
- the Vps33B gene encoding vacuolar protein sorting 33B isoform X1 — protein sequence MEQPLALKLTSLCVISQCKLERILSLCGDKKDLIIDPSLIKPLERICGVSWLRQHGIDKIYKMDPQLGPTANTNRVYFIPACVQKYKCVLDQISSVLSQNTTLSDKNCFHIIILPKVVCSFDALLENRGLHGIVMLHPFTWELMALDEQLLSLELPFLFKQFFVEQNHSLLSSIPMALWSLFHVIGRPKAIFSAGKLSASVLDILEVYNETYNRDFLTEQSSTEIGALIVIDRSQDYASSLLTPATYSGLLSEIFNISCGHLELNVEDTKIKKGKLNFDFEEQNAQTKSTIMTLDSSIDSLYGEIKHRHFSEVLSVLSSKAKLLKNEDIKALGIQEMKHFVATKLQQVTLFKQSLVNHVLACETIISEMSNKFENLKLAETEMLNNKNKKSNFTFVDENFGTDIHIYNSLRLMCLLSLTQGLSYDEYNTLVNKYLLAFGYKFLYIFSNLITAGFLIQPSSLKLSLNISNLGNLSDRLPKWQNSFQTTANKLKQLPSQPENVGKSTPSYVFNGGYVPLISVICSAVLTSDSLLEILTKLSALPDLKVGGKILDTFKVGMETFNEKLSNLKPQNDFEFGCRDAKNLSKLLKNDTKLNSVFPLKPKSVLVYVIGGVNYAEIAACDVVQKTTGSKIYIASDCIASGSDLMAASN from the exons ATGGAACAGCCACTGGCTTTAAAACTAACTTCTTTATGTGTAATTTCACAATGCAAATTAGAACGTATATTGTCACTTTGTGGTGATAAAAAGGATCTTATAATTGACCCTTCACTTATCAAGCCATTAGAGAGGATTTGTGGAGTAAGCTGGCTTAG ACAACATGGAATTGACAAAATCTATAAAATGGACCCCCAACTGGGACCCACTGCTAATACAAACAGAGTCtacttcatcccagcctgtGTTCAAAAATACAAGTGTGTTCTGGACCAGATATCTTCAGTACTCAGCCAGAATACCACTTTATCCGACAAGAACTGCTTTCATATAATAATACTTCCGAAAGTTGTGTGCTCCTTTGATGCTTTACTGGAAAACAGAGGTCTCCATGGTATTGTTATGCTGCATCCATTTACCTGGGAATTAATGGCTCTAGACGAACAGCTCCTGAGCTTAGAATTACCGTTCTTATTCAAGCAATTTTTTGTTGAGCAAAATCATTCCTTGTTGTCAAGCATTCCCATGGCTTTATGGAGCTTATTCCATGTCATTGGAAGGCCGAAAGCCATTTTCTCAGCTGGAAAACTATCAGCTAGCGTTCTGGATATACTGGAGGTTTATAATGAGACTTATAATAGAGATTTTTTAACAGAACAAAGTTCCACTGAAATTGGTGCATTGATTGTGATTGACAGAAGTCAAGATTATGCATCCAGTCTGCTTACCCCTGCCACTTACAGTGGCCTGTTAAGTGAGATCTTTAACATTAGTTGCGGTCACTTAGAATTAAATGTTGAAGATACAAAGATCAAGAAAGGAAAGctgaattttgattttgaagaACAAAATGCACAAACGAAAAGTACTATTATGACTTTAGATAGTTCTATAGATAGTTTATAtggtgaaataaaacataggcatTTCTCTGAAGTTTTAAGTGTTTTAAGTTCTAAAGCGAAACTGCTCAAAAATGAGGACATAAAGGCTTTAGGGATACAGGAAATGAAGCATTTTGTGGCAACAAAATTGCAGCAGGTTACTCTTTTCAAGCAAAGTTTAGTGAACCATGTTCTGGCTTGCGAAACTATAATATCCGAAATGAGCAACAAATTCGAAAATCTCAAACTGGCAGAAACGGAAATGTTgaataacaaaaacaagaaGTCAAACTTCACATTTGTAGATGAAAATTTTGGCACagacatacatatttacaataGCTTGCGTCTGATGTGTTTGCTCAGTTTAACTCAAGGATTATCTTATGATGAATATAATACATTAGTAAACAAATATTTGCTTGCTTTTGGTTACAAATTTCTGTACATCTTCAGCAATTTGATCACTGCCGGATTTCTCATTCAGCCTTCAAGTTTGAAGTTGtctttaaatatttcaaatttaggAAATTTGAGTGATCGGTTGCCTAAATGGCAGAATAGTTTTCAGACTACAGCTAACAAGTTAAAGCAGTTGCCATCTCAACCGGAAAATGTAGGAAAATCAACACCAAGCTATGTTTTTAATGGAGGTTATGTACCTTTGATATCAGTAATATGCTCTGCAGTCTTAACATCGGATTCCTTACTTGAAATACTAACAAAACTATCGGCTTTACCAGATTTAAAAGTGGGAGGGAAAATCCTAGATACTTTTAAAGTGGGGATGGAAACATTCAACGAAAagctttcaaatttaaaacccCAAAACGACTTTGAATTTGGCTGCAGAGATGCAAAGAATTTGAGTAAGCTACTGAAGAATGATACTAAGTTGAACAGTGTGTTCCCTCTTAAGCCTAAAAGTGTATTGGTTTATGTTATAGGTGGTGTAAATTATGCGGAAATAGCAGCTTGTGATGTTGTTCAAAAAACGACAGGTAGCAAGATTTATATAGCTAGTGATTGTATAGCAAGTGGTAGTGATCTTATGGCTGCTAGCAATTGA
- the Vps33B gene encoding vacuolar protein sorting 33B isoform X2, whose protein sequence is MDPQLGPTANTNRVYFIPACVQKYKCVLDQISSVLSQNTTLSDKNCFHIIILPKVVCSFDALLENRGLHGIVMLHPFTWELMALDEQLLSLELPFLFKQFFVEQNHSLLSSIPMALWSLFHVIGRPKAIFSAGKLSASVLDILEVYNETYNRDFLTEQSSTEIGALIVIDRSQDYASSLLTPATYSGLLSEIFNISCGHLELNVEDTKIKKGKLNFDFEEQNAQTKSTIMTLDSSIDSLYGEIKHRHFSEVLSVLSSKAKLLKNEDIKALGIQEMKHFVATKLQQVTLFKQSLVNHVLACETIISEMSNKFENLKLAETEMLNNKNKKSNFTFVDENFGTDIHIYNSLRLMCLLSLTQGLSYDEYNTLVNKYLLAFGYKFLYIFSNLITAGFLIQPSSLKLSLNISNLGNLSDRLPKWQNSFQTTANKLKQLPSQPENVGKSTPSYVFNGGYVPLISVICSAVLTSDSLLEILTKLSALPDLKVGGKILDTFKVGMETFNEKLSNLKPQNDFEFGCRDAKNLSKLLKNDTKLNSVFPLKPKSVLVYVIGGVNYAEIAACDVVQKTTGSKIYIASDCIASGSDLMAASN, encoded by the coding sequence ATGGACCCCCAACTGGGACCCACTGCTAATACAAACAGAGTCtacttcatcccagcctgtGTTCAAAAATACAAGTGTGTTCTGGACCAGATATCTTCAGTACTCAGCCAGAATACCACTTTATCCGACAAGAACTGCTTTCATATAATAATACTTCCGAAAGTTGTGTGCTCCTTTGATGCTTTACTGGAAAACAGAGGTCTCCATGGTATTGTTATGCTGCATCCATTTACCTGGGAATTAATGGCTCTAGACGAACAGCTCCTGAGCTTAGAATTACCGTTCTTATTCAAGCAATTTTTTGTTGAGCAAAATCATTCCTTGTTGTCAAGCATTCCCATGGCTTTATGGAGCTTATTCCATGTCATTGGAAGGCCGAAAGCCATTTTCTCAGCTGGAAAACTATCAGCTAGCGTTCTGGATATACTGGAGGTTTATAATGAGACTTATAATAGAGATTTTTTAACAGAACAAAGTTCCACTGAAATTGGTGCATTGATTGTGATTGACAGAAGTCAAGATTATGCATCCAGTCTGCTTACCCCTGCCACTTACAGTGGCCTGTTAAGTGAGATCTTTAACATTAGTTGCGGTCACTTAGAATTAAATGTTGAAGATACAAAGATCAAGAAAGGAAAGctgaattttgattttgaagaACAAAATGCACAAACGAAAAGTACTATTATGACTTTAGATAGTTCTATAGATAGTTTATAtggtgaaataaaacataggcatTTCTCTGAAGTTTTAAGTGTTTTAAGTTCTAAAGCGAAACTGCTCAAAAATGAGGACATAAAGGCTTTAGGGATACAGGAAATGAAGCATTTTGTGGCAACAAAATTGCAGCAGGTTACTCTTTTCAAGCAAAGTTTAGTGAACCATGTTCTGGCTTGCGAAACTATAATATCCGAAATGAGCAACAAATTCGAAAATCTCAAACTGGCAGAAACGGAAATGTTgaataacaaaaacaagaaGTCAAACTTCACATTTGTAGATGAAAATTTTGGCACagacatacatatttacaataGCTTGCGTCTGATGTGTTTGCTCAGTTTAACTCAAGGATTATCTTATGATGAATATAATACATTAGTAAACAAATATTTGCTTGCTTTTGGTTACAAATTTCTGTACATCTTCAGCAATTTGATCACTGCCGGATTTCTCATTCAGCCTTCAAGTTTGAAGTTGtctttaaatatttcaaatttaggAAATTTGAGTGATCGGTTGCCTAAATGGCAGAATAGTTTTCAGACTACAGCTAACAAGTTAAAGCAGTTGCCATCTCAACCGGAAAATGTAGGAAAATCAACACCAAGCTATGTTTTTAATGGAGGTTATGTACCTTTGATATCAGTAATATGCTCTGCAGTCTTAACATCGGATTCCTTACTTGAAATACTAACAAAACTATCGGCTTTACCAGATTTAAAAGTGGGAGGGAAAATCCTAGATACTTTTAAAGTGGGGATGGAAACATTCAACGAAAagctttcaaatttaaaacccCAAAACGACTTTGAATTTGGCTGCAGAGATGCAAAGAATTTGAGTAAGCTACTGAAGAATGATACTAAGTTGAACAGTGTGTTCCCTCTTAAGCCTAAAAGTGTATTGGTTTATGTTATAGGTGGTGTAAATTATGCGGAAATAGCAGCTTGTGATGTTGTTCAAAAAACGACAGGTAGCAAGATTTATATAGCTAGTGATTGTATAGCAAGTGGTAGTGATCTTATGGCTGCTAGCAATTGA